One Gemmatimonadaceae bacterium DNA segment encodes these proteins:
- a CDS encoding phosphoribosylaminoimidazolesuccinocarboxamide synthase: MTPAGIPTTRLPLFHAARGKVRDVYEVDEERLLLVATDRVSAFDVVMREAVPYKGIVLTQMTAWWLRQLEAEVAHHMISADASEIIAEVPELAPHRATITGRSMLVKRARIFPVECVIRGYLSGSAWKEYAAQGTLAGERLPAGLVESAVLQPAIFSPATKAVTGHDENITIDRMKTVVGDVHARELEELTRLVYDRGGRMAQARGIIIADTKFEFGLWRDRVILCDEVLTPDSSRFWPAEAYAPGGPQPSFDKQPLRDWLQDERNAGRWNGEAPPPSLPEEVVEATSLRYLDAFRRITGAALDLTQFS; encoded by the coding sequence CTGACGCCGGCCGGCATCCCGACCACGCGCCTGCCGCTGTTCCATGCGGCGCGCGGCAAGGTGCGTGACGTGTACGAGGTCGACGAGGAGCGCCTCCTGCTGGTGGCCACCGACCGTGTCAGCGCGTTCGACGTGGTGATGCGCGAGGCGGTGCCGTACAAGGGCATCGTGCTGACGCAGATGACGGCCTGGTGGCTGCGCCAGCTGGAGGCGGAGGTGGCCCACCACATGATCAGTGCCGATGCGTCGGAGATCATCGCCGAGGTGCCGGAACTCGCGCCGCACCGCGCCACGATCACGGGGCGCTCGATGCTGGTCAAGCGGGCGCGGATCTTCCCGGTGGAGTGCGTCATCCGCGGCTACTTGAGCGGCTCGGCGTGGAAGGAGTACGCGGCGCAGGGCACGCTGGCGGGCGAGCGCCTGCCGGCAGGGCTCGTGGAGAGCGCGGTGCTGCAGCCGGCGATCTTCTCACCGGCGACGAAGGCGGTGACCGGGCACGACGAGAACATCACGATCGACCGGATGAAGACGGTGGTGGGCGACGTGCACGCCCGCGAGCTCGAGGAGCTCACGCGCCTGGTCTACGACCGCGGCGGGCGCATGGCACAGGCCCGCGGCATCATCATCGCCGACACCAAGTTCGAGTTCGGGCTCTGGCGGGACCGCGTGATCCTCTGCGACGAGGTGCTCACGCCTGATTCGTCACGGTTCTGGCCCGCCGAGGCGTACGCGCCCGGCGGACCGCAACCCAGCTTCGACAAGCAGCCGCTGCGTGACTGGCTGCAGGACGAGCGGAACGCCGGTCGCTGGAATGGCGAGGCGCCGCCGCCGTCGCTGCCGGAGGAGGTCGTGGAGGCCACCAGCCTGCGCTACCTCGATGCCTTCCGGCGCATCACCGGCGCGGCGCTCGACCTGACGCAGTTCTCATGA
- a CDS encoding HDOD domain-containing protein gives MRLVLVDNEHHVADAHRRALRSVRPEWDVVLASTPAAALEALEAGRTDVFISELGAPGSGCVELFETVKARWPSIVRIALSEFADRAVALRLERSVHRFLHKPCDTYTLAMLIERNSTLRDVVHDPSVLAAIGGLEAIPRPPVTVQALEKVLADPDAGVIAVAAVISRDAALTARLLRVVNSSFFGVGRQVTRVDAAVNFMGVSLVRSIALADGAVRSFTVDPAVLDLDDWNMHAVRVATASRDIALAICPQDRSLADEAFLAGLLHDVGQVVVAGVSPTRWRALEADASEAGVSVDVVEHRTGAVAHSLVGAYLLSLWGLPSGVIEAVAFHHTPERLAGSIFDAAIAVHIADAMAARAPGRIAPALHLPSIRAAGITDEQLQGWRMRYGALDAAA, from the coding sequence ATGCGCCTCGTTCTCGTTGACAACGAACACCACGTGGCCGACGCCCACCGGCGCGCGCTGCGAAGCGTCAGGCCGGAATGGGACGTGGTGCTCGCCAGCACCCCGGCGGCCGCGCTCGAGGCACTCGAGGCAGGCCGCACTGATGTCTTCATCTCGGAACTGGGCGCCCCCGGCAGCGGGTGTGTCGAGCTGTTCGAAACGGTGAAGGCGCGCTGGCCCTCGATCGTCCGCATCGCGCTGTCGGAGTTCGCGGACCGCGCGGTGGCGCTGCGCCTCGAGCGGAGCGTGCACCGCTTCCTCCACAAGCCCTGCGACACTTACACGCTGGCGATGCTGATCGAGCGCAACAGCACGTTACGTGACGTCGTGCACGATCCCTCGGTGCTGGCTGCCATCGGCGGGCTCGAGGCCATCCCGCGACCACCGGTGACGGTGCAGGCGCTGGAGAAGGTGCTCGCGGATCCGGATGCCGGCGTGATTGCAGTGGCTGCCGTGATCAGTCGCGACGCCGCACTCACCGCGCGGCTCCTGCGCGTGGTGAACAGTTCGTTCTTCGGTGTCGGCCGGCAGGTCACGCGCGTCGACGCCGCCGTGAACTTCATGGGCGTCTCGCTGGTGCGGTCGATCGCGCTCGCGGATGGTGCGGTGCGGTCGTTCACGGTCGATCCGGCGGTGCTCGACCTCGACGACTGGAACATGCACGCCGTGCGCGTGGCCACCGCCTCCCGCGACATCGCACTGGCGATCTGTCCGCAGGATCGCTCGCTCGCCGACGAGGCGTTCCTCGCCGGCCTCCTGCACGACGTCGGCCAGGTGGTGGTGGCGGGCGTGTCACCGACCCGGTGGCGCGCGCTGGAAGCCGATGCCAGCGAGGCCGGTGTGTCGGTCGACGTGGTCGAACACCGCACCGGCGCCGTGGCGCATTCGCTGGTGGGCGCGTACCTGCTCAGCCTGTGGGGACTGCCCTCGGGCGTGATCGAGGCGGTGGCCTTCCACCACACGCCGGAACGCCTGGCGGGCTCCATTTTCGATGCCGCGATTGCGGTGCACATCGCCGATGCGATGGCAGCGCGCGCCCCGGGACGCATCGCCCCCGCGCTTCACCTGCCGAGCATCCGTGCTGCCGGCATCACCGACGAGCAGCTGCAGGGCTGGCGCATGCGCTACGGCGCGCTCGACGCCGCGGCCTGA
- the purS gene encoding phosphoribosylformylglycinamidine synthase subunit PurS, whose protein sequence is MSRYRVSVHIVPRKGLLDPQGKAVSDALHALGFPEVEDTRIGRHLVLDVRADSAAAAETAVQAMCDKLLANPVTEDYQIASTVTA, encoded by the coding sequence ATGAGCCGCTACCGCGTCAGTGTGCACATCGTCCCGCGCAAGGGACTCCTCGATCCGCAGGGCAAGGCCGTGTCCGACGCGCTGCACGCGCTGGGCTTCCCGGAGGTCGAGGACACCCGCATCGGCCGGCACCTCGTGCTCGACGTGAGGGCGGACAGTGCGGCCGCGGCCGAGACGGCGGTGCAGGCGATGTGCGACAAGCTGCTCGCCAACCCGGTCACCGAAGACTACCAGATCGCCTCCACGGTGACGGCCTGA
- a CDS encoding trypsin-like peptidase domain-containing protein produces the protein MAFRLTLLSGAVLVLACEGVPAASSEAQRPAVSTPAVANAPSRAEQASASLPLSRRTAITEAVSKVAPAVVTVQTETVQDVPVDPFEMFFGGARSGQRRQSGIGSGFIVQADGVIVTNAHVVNGATKIVVALRDGQTYDAKLVGMDEMNDLAVLRINANRLPVAPIGSSGDLAIGEWAIAIGNPYGFLLGNTEPSVTAGVISATGRNLVPQQGQSETGGTYVDMLQTDASINPGNSGGPLVNALGQVIGVNTSIFSPSGGSIGLGFAIPINRAMRVADDLLKHGAVRHPWIGLRIAQPAGNTPREVLRSGVVVRSVVLGSPAAQAGIKPGDQIVRSRGRFLRNMFDWEGEMLELRVGEAAAMVISRDGREETVSVTPADMPEVGAKKVEVLRDVQLVTLTPAIRQERNIRSTRGALVVNASDRVMDQLGVMPGDVIIGVNRVSVSSAEEVARAIDQLAGRGMIQLIIERRGAMYSTQFYIQ, from the coding sequence ATGGCCTTCCGTCTCACCCTGCTGTCCGGCGCCGTGCTCGTCCTCGCCTGTGAGGGCGTGCCGGCCGCCTCGAGCGAAGCGCAACGGCCGGCGGTGTCCACGCCCGCCGTCGCCAATGCCCCGTCGCGCGCCGAGCAGGCGTCGGCCTCGCTGCCGCTGTCGCGGCGCACCGCCATCACCGAGGCCGTCTCGAAGGTCGCACCGGCGGTGGTGACCGTGCAGACCGAGACCGTGCAGGACGTGCCGGTCGATCCGTTCGAGATGTTCTTCGGCGGGGCACGCAGCGGCCAGCGCCGGCAGTCGGGCATCGGCTCGGGCTTCATCGTGCAGGCCGACGGCGTGATCGTCACCAACGCGCACGTCGTCAACGGCGCGACGAAGATCGTGGTCGCGCTGCGTGACGGCCAGACCTACGATGCGAAGCTGGTCGGCATGGACGAGATGAACGATCTCGCGGTGCTCCGCATCAACGCGAACCGCCTCCCGGTGGCGCCCATCGGCTCGTCCGGTGACCTCGCCATCGGCGAGTGGGCCATCGCGATCGGCAACCCGTACGGATTCCTCCTCGGGAACACGGAGCCGAGCGTCACGGCCGGCGTGATCAGTGCGACGGGACGGAACCTCGTGCCGCAGCAGGGACAGTCCGAGACGGGGGGCACGTACGTGGACATGCTCCAGACCGACGCGTCGATCAATCCCGGCAACTCGGGTGGCCCGCTGGTGAATGCGCTCGGCCAGGTGATCGGGGTCAACACCTCGATCTTCTCCCCCAGTGGCGGGAGCATCGGCCTCGGCTTCGCGATCCCGATCAACCGGGCCATGCGGGTGGCCGACGACCTGCTGAAGCACGGTGCGGTGCGGCACCCGTGGATCGGCCTGCGCATCGCACAGCCGGCCGGCAACACCCCGCGCGAGGTGCTGCGGTCGGGCGTGGTGGTGCGGAGCGTGGTCCTCGGCTCGCCGGCGGCGCAGGCCGGCATCAAGCCCGGCGACCAGATCGTCCGGAGCCGCGGCCGGTTCCTGCGCAACATGTTCGACTGGGAAGGCGAGATGCTGGAACTGCGCGTCGGCGAGGCGGCGGCGATGGTGATCAGCCGCGACGGGCGCGAGGAGACGGTGTCGGTCACGCCGGCCGACATGCCGGAGGTCGGCGCGAAGAAGGTCGAGGTGCTGCGCGATGTGCAGCTGGTGACGCTCACGCCCGCCATCCGGCAGGAGCGCAACATCCGCTCGACGCGCGGGGCGCTCGTCGTGAACGCCAGCGACCGCGTGATGGACCAGCTCGGGGTCATGCCCGGGGACGTGATCATCGGCGTGAACCGCGTGTCGGTCAGCTCGGCCGAGGAAGTGGCGCGGGCCATCGACCAGCTCGCGGGACGCGGCATGATCCAGCTCATCATCGAGCGGCGCGGCGCGATGTACTCCACCCAGTTCTACATCCAGTGA
- a CDS encoding GAF domain-containing protein, which translates to MAPRTLASLAHSLAVAPDLGGAIGVLGEALAELDRGAYLAYFRYDGRRELLTDRLSPSSVGSSRPTQLEVAFDQLPIAVRQGIAAGSTFVDVTERAADFARLLGLPPVENATLSIRGLRFDGALGGVLTVVEPKKFFGGRTIEKFLPNAALFDLAFARFAEMDARREAVVTLESVTQRIHGEYDRKLGELEQKFSALAPAQTSSADHARIVQLERETSRIEEDARRFQRKSESLQKQLESALGQTEQAHIELHRRNEELRDRERTVLLIDRVLSMDASDPDPRRLADELLNLVGEDMQAQRVSLMMRAPEPGMLYLAAARGVARDVRDGYRVAIGSGVAGKVAASRQVILVTDATQASRHPLLKDEYFTSGSFIAFPLVYREDLVGVVNVANRNQQGVFTEADVDRVRLLGLIIALVATQAGLAERLLPELSAT; encoded by the coding sequence ATGGCTCCTCGCACGCTCGCGTCCCTGGCGCACTCCCTCGCCGTCGCGCCCGACCTGGGCGGCGCGATCGGCGTGTTGGGTGAAGCCCTTGCCGAGCTCGACCGTGGAGCCTACCTCGCGTACTTCCGATACGACGGACGCCGCGAGTTGCTCACCGACCGTCTCAGCCCGTCCTCGGTCGGGTCGTCGCGTCCCACCCAGCTCGAGGTGGCCTTCGACCAGCTGCCGATTGCCGTCCGGCAGGGCATCGCGGCCGGCTCGACCTTCGTCGACGTCACCGAGCGGGCCGCCGACTTCGCGCGACTCCTCGGCCTCCCGCCCGTGGAGAACGCCACCCTCTCGATTCGTGGCCTGCGCTTCGACGGCGCCCTCGGTGGGGTCCTGACCGTCGTCGAGCCGAAGAAATTCTTCGGCGGCCGGACCATCGAGAAGTTCCTGCCGAACGCCGCGCTCTTCGACCTCGCCTTCGCCCGCTTCGCCGAGATGGATGCCCGCCGCGAGGCAGTCGTGACCCTTGAATCCGTCACGCAGCGCATCCACGGCGAGTACGACCGCAAGCTCGGGGAACTGGAGCAGAAGTTCTCGGCACTGGCACCGGCGCAGACCAGCAGCGCGGACCACGCCAGGATCGTCCAGCTCGAGCGCGAGACGAGCCGCATCGAGGAGGACGCACGCCGCTTCCAGCGCAAGTCGGAATCGCTGCAGAAGCAGCTCGAGTCCGCGCTGGGCCAGACCGAGCAGGCGCACATCGAGTTGCACCGCCGCAACGAGGAGCTGCGCGACCGCGAGCGCACGGTGCTGCTGATTGACCGCGTGCTGTCGATGGATGCGAGCGATCCCGACCCGCGCCGGCTGGCCGACGAACTGCTCAACCTCGTCGGCGAGGACATGCAGGCGCAGCGTGTGTCGCTCATGATGCGGGCGCCGGAGCCGGGCATGCTCTACCTGGCCGCGGCCCGCGGCGTGGCGCGTGACGTGCGCGACGGCTACCGCGTGGCGATCGGCAGCGGTGTGGCCGGCAAGGTGGCCGCCAGCCGGCAGGTGATCCTCGTCACCGACGCCACCCAGGCCAGCCGCCATCCGCTGCTGAAGGACGAGTACTTCACCAGCGGCAGCTTCATCGCCTTCCCGCTCGTCTACCGCGAGGACCTGGTGGGCGTCGTGAACGTGGCGAACCGCAACCAGCAGGGTGTCTTCACCGAGGCCGATGTGGACCGCGTCCGGCTGCTGGGCCTCATCATCGCGCTGGTGGCCACGCAGGCGGGCCTCGCCGAGCGTCTGCTGCCCGAGCTCTCGGCGACGTGA
- the trpD gene encoding anthranilate phosphoribosyltransferase has product MTDEALRHAVRRLAGGHHLGADEAGAAFDVVMGGGATPAQVAALLMGLRVKGETPAEVAGAARALRRAMITIDADTPAALVDTCGTGGGAVPTFNISTAAALAAAACGVRIAKHGNRSFTSRSGSADLLEALGMRIELTPARMAAILREVGIVFMFAPLMHPAMRHVGPVRRELAIPTVMNMIGPLANPARAGRQVIGVADRNRLDLIAGALHTLGTEHALVVHGEPGMDEISPIGVTHVRELRGDAPVREWTIDPADLGFAGLGAPELAGGEPLENAVLVREVLGGGGNPAARAAVILNAAAALFVHRGTSTYAALVDEVRETLRTGAPQRVLQDLVAASTVPAG; this is encoded by the coding sequence ATGACCGACGAGGCGCTGCGCCATGCGGTGCGCCGCCTTGCCGGGGGCCATCACCTCGGCGCCGACGAAGCCGGCGCGGCCTTCGATGTCGTGATGGGCGGCGGCGCCACGCCGGCGCAGGTGGCGGCGCTGCTCATGGGGCTGCGCGTCAAGGGCGAGACGCCGGCGGAGGTCGCGGGTGCCGCGCGCGCCCTGCGCCGCGCCATGATCACGATCGACGCCGACACCCCCGCCGCGCTGGTGGACACCTGCGGCACCGGCGGCGGCGCCGTGCCCACGTTCAACATCTCCACGGCCGCCGCGCTCGCGGCCGCGGCGTGCGGCGTGCGCATCGCCAAGCATGGCAACCGCAGCTTCACCAGCCGCAGTGGCAGTGCCGACCTGCTCGAGGCGCTCGGCATGCGGATCGAGCTCACGCCGGCGCGGATGGCCGCCATCCTGCGCGAGGTCGGCATCGTCTTCATGTTCGCACCGCTGATGCATCCGGCCATGCGGCATGTCGGACCGGTGCGCCGCGAGCTCGCGATCCCCACGGTCATGAACATGATCGGGCCGCTCGCGAACCCGGCGCGCGCCGGCCGCCAGGTGATCGGCGTCGCGGACCGCAACCGGCTCGACCTGATCGCCGGCGCGCTGCACACGCTCGGCACCGAACATGCCCTCGTCGTGCACGGCGAGCCGGGCATGGACGAGATCTCCCCGATCGGCGTGACACACGTGCGCGAACTGCGTGGTGATGCGCCGGTTCGGGAATGGACCATCGATCCCGCGGACCTCGGCTTCGCCGGGCTCGGGGCCCCCGAGCTCGCCGGTGGCGAGCCGCTCGAGAATGCCGTGCTCGTGCGCGAGGTGCTGGGCGGAGGCGGGAATCCGGCGGCCCGCGCTGCGGTGATCCTCAACGCGGCCGCGGCCCTCTTCGTGCACCGCGGCACGTCGACCTACGCCGCGCTGGTGGACGAGGTGCGCGAGACGCTGCGCACCGGTGCGCCGCAGCGCGTCCTGCAGGACCTCGTCGCGGCGTCGACGGTCCCGGCGGGCTGA
- the truA gene encoding tRNA pseudouridine(38-40) synthase TruA — translation MSRRTLQLVVQYDGGAFSGWQRQPAQRTVQGAIEDGLARLMQSHVPAIGAGRTDAGVHALGQSVSVVVPDSWTPGRLQRALNAVMPRDVRCAAAFEMAEAFHARYSATERAYRYLLGTDADAGSPFRYNREWALGRAPDLALLRAEAASLAGEHAFHAFAVKGTAPASDDHRCEIRRCAWLERDGGLTLEIAANRFLHHMVRFLVATMVEVGVGRRPPGTIRALLAAVDNRDVAAPAPACGLYLERVTYPLTLYLADAPAAAA, via the coding sequence ATGTCGCGGCGCACTCTCCAGCTTGTCGTCCAGTATGATGGCGGAGCCTTCTCTGGATGGCAGCGGCAGCCGGCACAGCGGACGGTCCAGGGCGCGATCGAGGACGGCCTCGCGCGGCTGATGCAGTCACACGTGCCGGCCATCGGTGCCGGCCGCACTGACGCCGGGGTCCACGCGCTCGGGCAGTCTGTGAGCGTGGTCGTGCCCGACTCCTGGACACCGGGGCGCCTGCAGCGTGCCCTCAACGCCGTGATGCCCCGGGACGTGCGGTGCGCCGCCGCCTTCGAGATGGCGGAAGCCTTCCACGCCCGCTACAGTGCCACCGAGCGCGCGTACCGGTACCTGCTCGGCACGGACGCCGACGCGGGGAGCCCGTTTCGGTACAATCGCGAATGGGCGCTCGGGCGCGCCCCGGACCTGGCGCTCCTGCGGGCGGAGGCGGCTAGCCTCGCAGGCGAGCACGCCTTCCACGCCTTTGCCGTGAAGGGGACGGCTCCGGCCAGCGACGATCACCGCTGCGAGATCCGGCGCTGTGCCTGGCTGGAGCGCGACGGCGGGCTCACCCTGGAGATCGCGGCCAACCGGTTCCTCCATCACATGGTGCGCTTCCTCGTCGCCACAATGGTCGAGGTCGGTGTGGGGCGACGCCCGCCCGGGACGATCCGTGCCCTCCTCGCGGCGGTCGACAACCGCGATGTCGCGGCCCCGGCGCCCGCCTGCGGCCTGTACCTTGAACGCGTCACGTATCCACTCACCCTCTATCTCGCCGACGCTCCGGCGGCGGCCGCCTGA
- the pssA gene encoding CDP-diacylglycerol--serine O-phosphatidyltransferase, translating into MRVQPGRPERPTGMRRAVVLFPGGLTLGNLFFGIFAMISASRGEFGRAVLFIVCGGVCDMLDGRVARATNSGTEFGEQLDSLVDAISFGLAPAMITYFAVLAPTEPGRDRWSWILVFFFCMCAVLRLARFNVTQAGSKKSYFLGLPSPAAGGTLATYHWFAQTPLYQQTMIGDLPWHELVKYLMVGLSLLMISNVRYPAFPRTGFRDWKGILGSVTVITCLVGAIVVPRQFFFPAGLVYVLVGLMGTILQSLADRPEPLAAEDIAGERAVAASDALTIVDANRRRKRRRSRDDTPLVPRSPTAPPPPPPSRSPEPPE; encoded by the coding sequence ATGCGCGTGCAACCAGGGCGCCCCGAGCGGCCGACGGGCATGCGGCGCGCGGTGGTGCTCTTTCCCGGCGGGCTGACGCTGGGCAACCTGTTCTTCGGCATCTTCGCGATGATCAGTGCAAGCCGCGGCGAGTTCGGCCGGGCGGTGCTGTTCATCGTGTGCGGCGGCGTCTGCGACATGCTCGACGGCCGCGTGGCGCGGGCAACGAACTCGGGCACCGAGTTCGGCGAGCAGCTCGACTCGCTGGTGGACGCGATCTCGTTCGGGCTGGCGCCGGCGATGATCACGTACTTCGCCGTCCTCGCCCCGACGGAGCCGGGCCGCGACCGGTGGTCGTGGATCCTGGTCTTCTTCTTCTGCATGTGTGCCGTGCTGCGCCTGGCACGCTTCAACGTCACGCAGGCCGGCTCGAAGAAGAGCTACTTCCTGGGTCTTCCCAGCCCGGCGGCCGGCGGCACGCTCGCCACCTACCACTGGTTCGCGCAGACGCCGCTGTACCAGCAGACGATGATCGGCGACCTGCCGTGGCACGAGCTCGTGAAGTACCTGATGGTCGGGCTGTCGCTGCTGATGATCAGCAACGTGCGCTACCCTGCCTTCCCCCGGACGGGCTTCCGCGACTGGAAGGGCATCCTCGGCTCCGTCACGGTGATCACCTGCCTGGTCGGCGCGATCGTGGTGCCGCGGCAGTTCTTCTTCCCGGCGGGGCTCGTGTACGTGCTGGTCGGCCTGATGGGCACGATCCTGCAGTCGCTGGCCGATCGCCCGGAGCCGCTGGCCGCCGAGGACATCGCGGGCGAACGCGCGGTCGCGGCCTCCGATGCGCTCACGATCGTGGACGCCAACCGGCGCCGCAAGCGCCGGCGCTCGCGCGACGACACCCCGCTGGTCCCCCGCTCGCCCACCGCCCCGCCTCCCCCACCCCCATCCCGCTCGCCCGAGCCCCCAGAATGA
- the purQ gene encoding phosphoribosylformylglycinamidine synthase subunit PurQ: MKFGIVTFPGSNCDVDALHAVTDQLGQTAVSLWHRDHDTQDCDVLILPGGFSYGDALRAGAIARFSPIMREVVAHAERGAPVIGICNGFQILCESHLLPGALMRNAGLQFVCDWVHLRVEGAAPLYLSGYAPGQVLRIPVAHGEGRFAADDATLDALEQQGQVVFRYCDADGTVSDAANPNGAMRNIAGITNAAGNVLGMMPHPERAVESLLGSVDGLPLFESLLARVGA; the protein is encoded by the coding sequence ATGAAGTTCGGCATCGTCACCTTCCCCGGCTCCAACTGCGACGTCGACGCACTCCACGCGGTGACCGACCAGCTGGGCCAGACCGCGGTGTCGCTCTGGCATCGCGACCATGACACACAGGACTGCGACGTCCTTATACTCCCGGGCGGGTTCAGCTACGGCGACGCCCTGCGGGCCGGCGCGATCGCGCGCTTCAGCCCCATCATGCGGGAGGTCGTCGCCCACGCGGAGCGCGGGGCGCCGGTGATCGGCATCTGCAACGGCTTCCAGATCCTGTGTGAGTCACACCTGCTGCCCGGCGCGCTGATGCGGAATGCCGGCCTGCAGTTCGTCTGCGACTGGGTGCACCTGCGGGTGGAGGGCGCGGCGCCGCTCTACCTGTCCGGCTATGCCCCGGGACAGGTGCTGCGCATCCCCGTGGCGCACGGCGAGGGCCGCTTCGCCGCCGACGACGCGACGCTCGACGCCCTCGAGCAGCAGGGACAGGTGGTGTTCCGGTACTGCGACGCCGACGGGACTGTCTCCGATGCGGCCAATCCCAACGGGGCGATGCGCAACATCGCCGGCATCACCAACGCCGCCGGCAACGTGCTGGGCATGATGCCGCACCCGGAGCGGGCGGTGGAGTCGCTGCTCGGATCCGTGGACGGGCTGCCGCTGTTCGAGTCACTCCTGGCACGGGTGGGTGCATGA
- a CDS encoding adenylosuccinate lyase, with the protein MSQPHVLYSSPLAERYASPAMLELWGAQNRYSLWRRLWLALAESQQRLGVDIPDAAIAAMRGALDDIDFTAVAAYEKRFRHDVMAHVHAFGDAAPAAKAFIHLGATSAYVTDNADLILMRRGLEILRAKLAAALRAMAGFARDWRAEPTLGYTHLQSAQLTTVGKRCTLWMQDFLLDLADLEHRIATLPFRGVKGTTGTQASFLTLFDGDHGRVRELDRMVTAAMGFPRPLPVTGQTYSRKLDAQVLGVVSGIASSASKFSGDIRMLQAFGEIEEPFEKEQIGSSAMAYKRNPMRAERIASLARFVLSLEPNANQTHAVQYFERTLDDSANRRLVIPEAFLACDAILILVANIARGLEVHPERIRRRVDDELPFMATEELIVNAVRAGGDRQAVHEVIRRHAIAAARAVKDEGVRNDLLERLTADPEYPVDLEVLQRVMSPARFVGRSAEQVDEFLAEELEPALAGIATDETAAGAVRV; encoded by the coding sequence ATGTCCCAGCCACACGTGTTGTACTCGTCGCCGCTTGCCGAGCGATATGCCTCCCCCGCCATGCTCGAGCTGTGGGGGGCGCAGAACCGCTACAGCCTCTGGCGGCGCCTGTGGCTCGCGCTGGCCGAGAGCCAGCAGCGCCTCGGCGTCGACATCCCCGACGCGGCGATCGCCGCGATGCGTGGCGCGCTGGACGACATCGACTTCACCGCCGTCGCCGCCTATGAGAAGCGGTTCCGCCACGACGTGATGGCGCACGTGCATGCCTTCGGGGATGCCGCGCCGGCGGCGAAGGCGTTCATCCACCTCGGGGCGACGTCGGCCTACGTGACCGACAACGCCGACCTGATCCTGATGCGGCGGGGGCTCGAGATCCTGCGCGCGAAGCTGGCGGCGGCGCTGCGCGCGATGGCCGGGTTCGCGCGGGACTGGCGTGCTGAGCCCACCCTGGGCTACACGCACCTGCAGTCCGCGCAGCTGACGACGGTGGGCAAGCGCTGCACGCTCTGGATGCAGGACTTCCTGCTCGACCTGGCCGACCTCGAGCACCGCATCGCGACGCTGCCGTTCCGCGGCGTGAAGGGCACCACCGGCACGCAGGCCAGCTTCCTCACGCTGTTCGACGGCGACCACGGGCGGGTGCGGGAGCTGGACCGCATGGTCACCGCGGCGATGGGCTTCCCGCGGCCGCTGCCGGTGACGGGCCAGACTTACAGCCGGAAGCTCGACGCGCAGGTGCTGGGCGTGGTGAGCGGGATCGCGTCCAGCGCGTCGAAGTTCAGCGGCGACATCCGGATGCTGCAGGCGTTCGGCGAGATCGAGGAGCCGTTCGAGAAGGAGCAGATCGGCAGCTCGGCGATGGCGTACAAGCGCAACCCGATGCGGGCCGAGCGCATCGCATCGCTCGCGCGGTTCGTGCTGTCGCTGGAGCCGAATGCCAACCAGACGCACGCGGTGCAGTACTTCGAGCGGACGCTGGACGACTCCGCCAACCGCCGGCTGGTGATCCCGGAGGCCTTCCTCGCCTGTGACGCGATCCTGATCCTGGTGGCGAACATCGCCCGCGGCCTGGAGGTGCATCCCGAGCGGATCCGGCGTCGGGTGGACGACGAGCTGCCGTTCATGGCGACCGAGGAACTGATCGTGAATGCGGTGCGCGCCGGCGGCGACCGCCAGGCGGTGCACGAGGTGATCCGCCGGCACGCGATCGCCGCCGCGCGCGCGGTGAAGGACGAGGGCGTGCGCAACGACCTGCTGGAACGCCTGACCGCCGACCCGGAGTATCCCGTGGACCTCGAAGTGCTGCAGCGCGTGATGTCCCCTGCCCGCTTCGTCGGGCGGAGTGCCGAGCAGGTGGACGAGTTCCTGGCCGAGGAGCTGGAACCGGCGCTGGCCGGGATCGCCACCGACGAGACGGCGGCCGGGGCGGTCCGTGTTTGA